From one Mobula hypostoma chromosome 28, sMobHyp1.1, whole genome shotgun sequence genomic stretch:
- the LOC134338818 gene encoding ubiquitin-conjugating enzyme E2 N-like: MAGLPRRIIKETQRLLAEPVPGIRAQPDEANARYFHVEIAGPQDSPFEGGNFKLELFLPEEYPMAAPKVRFVTKIYHPNVDKLGRICLDILKDKWSPALQIRTVLLSIQALLSAPNPDDPLANDVAEQWKNSESQAIEIARTWTKLYATSS, from the exons GAGACGCAGCGGCTGCTGGCAGAGCCGGTGCCGGGGATCCGGGCCCAGCCGGACGAGGCCAACGCCCGCTACTTCCACGTGGAGATCGCGGGGCCACAGGACTCGCCCTTTGAGGGGGGCAACTTCAAACTGGAGCTCTTCCTGCCCGAGGAGTACCCGATGGCCGCCCCCAAGGTTCGCTTTGTCACCAAGATCTACCACCCCAACGTCGACAAACTGGGCCGCATCTGCCTCGACATCCTCAAAG ACAAGTGGTCACCGGCCCTTCAGATTCGGACAGTACTGCTGTCTATCCAGGCTCTCCTGAGTGCCCCCAATCCCGATGATCCTCTGGCAAATGACGTGGCAGAACAGTGGAAAAACAGTGAATCACAGGCTATAGAAATCG CCCGTACATGGACCAAACTCTACGCCACGAGCAGCTAA